A single Flavobacterium sp. 1 DNA region contains:
- a CDS encoding glycoside hydrolase family 2 TIM barrel-domain containing protein, producing MKKKISILSLLFISILSINAQEKVPFWQNEKINEDNREPMHAAYYVFENEALATKNEWRQSKNYLDINGTWKFKYVNSPDELPKDFEKSTFDDTAWDNFKIPASWDVNGYGYPVYVNTTYDFDHIMAPNPPFVPTKYNPTGVYRREVTIDKSWEGKDIFLHIGTAKSNLTVWVNGVYVGYGEDGKLPSEFNINKYVKTGKNSIVLKVMKWNDGSYLECQDMWRMSGITRDSYLVARNKAHLKDYEIIPDLDASYVNGSLKISTEFSDLNKKDNYTLEVQLKDGSTVVASKTIPALNEKQTFDFEVNNPKKWSAEIPNLYQISFLLKDKKGNIIEVINQNVGFRKVEIKGGQLLVNGKAIYIKGVNRHETDPVTGQTISRERMEQDIKMMKEFNINAVRMSHYPNDEYFYELCDKYGIYVVDEANIESHGMGYDITKTLGNKPDWELAHLQRMQRMVERDKNHTSIIIWSMGNEAGNGYNFYRGYLWIKNRDKSRPIQYERATAGAWDGKDLKYEWDSDIIDPMYSSPNKMEEYILANPNPSRPYIQCEYAHAMGNSMGNFKDYWDVYRKHPNFQGGFIWDMIDQSVYKTMPDGTRVLGYGGDFGPKNVVSDNNFLDNGVFSPERTPNPHAFEVKNVMQNILTSWENQEMGTIKVYNEFSFKDLSNVTLHWTLILDGVKEVTGVIDNLAIDSRQSKTYTLPIKLGDKKFQEAFINISYQLKVEEPFLPKGFEIATEQLAYKGTWKNDVKVKGASKITVEQTANSIIFKSDKAEIAFDKKTGFINGYSFNNLSIIKEGYQLRPNFWRAPNDNDFGANFQKNLVAWKEAAENPALITWAYTITKENLIIVKSAYNLLQTSSIVELNYFINSNGEISVTEQLTIDKKKEQPILPRFGMEIILQKDFSNMTYYGRGPHENYIDRKYSSQVGLYTQSVSEQYYPYIRPQETGNKTDVRFLELSSDKLKLTVTSDNLLAITALHFLNEDLDDGLKKDQRHAAELKERDLTSLKIDSKQMGVGGIDSWQAWPMEKYLLRDKDYFYQFTITPSLK from the coding sequence ATGAAAAAAAAAATATCCATATTATCATTACTATTTATCTCAATTTTAAGCATTAACGCACAGGAAAAAGTTCCATTTTGGCAAAATGAAAAAATCAATGAAGATAATAGAGAGCCCATGCACGCTGCTTATTATGTTTTTGAAAATGAAGCATTAGCCACTAAAAATGAATGGAGACAATCGAAGAATTATTTGGATATAAACGGAACATGGAAGTTTAAATATGTAAACAGTCCGGATGAATTGCCAAAAGATTTTGAAAAAAGCACTTTTGACGATACAGCCTGGGACAACTTTAAAATTCCGGCCAGCTGGGATGTAAATGGTTATGGATATCCGGTTTACGTAAATACTACTTATGATTTTGATCATATAATGGCACCAAATCCGCCGTTTGTTCCCACAAAATATAATCCGACAGGAGTTTACAGAAGAGAAGTAACAATTGATAAATCCTGGGAAGGAAAAGACATTTTTCTTCATATTGGTACAGCAAAATCAAATCTGACGGTTTGGGTAAACGGAGTTTATGTAGGTTATGGCGAAGATGGAAAACTGCCGTCTGAATTCAACATAAATAAATATGTAAAAACCGGTAAAAACAGTATAGTTCTGAAAGTAATGAAATGGAATGACGGTTCGTATTTAGAATGTCAGGATATGTGGCGAATGAGCGGAATTACAAGAGATTCTTATTTGGTTGCCAGAAATAAAGCACACTTAAAAGATTATGAAATCATTCCCGATTTAGATGCATCATATGTAAATGGCTCTTTAAAAATTTCAACTGAATTTTCAGATTTAAATAAAAAAGACAATTATACTTTAGAAGTTCAATTAAAAGATGGTTCGACAGTTGTTGCTTCAAAAACTATCCCGGCGCTAAACGAGAAGCAAACCTTTGATTTTGAAGTAAATAATCCTAAAAAATGGAGTGCAGAAATTCCGAATTTATATCAAATTAGTTTTCTTTTAAAAGATAAAAAAGGAAATATTATTGAAGTAATCAATCAGAATGTTGGCTTTAGAAAAGTAGAAATCAAAGGCGGACAGCTTTTAGTAAACGGGAAAGCAATTTATATAAAAGGCGTTAACCGTCATGAAACAGACCCTGTTACGGGACAAACGATTTCAAGAGAACGTATGGAGCAGGATATTAAAATGATGAAAGAGTTTAATATCAATGCCGTGAGAATGTCGCATTATCCAAACGATGAATATTTTTATGAATTATGCGATAAATACGGAATTTATGTAGTTGATGAAGCTAATATCGAATCTCACGGAATGGGTTACGATATTACCAAAACTTTAGGGAATAAACCTGATTGGGAATTGGCGCACCTGCAACGTATGCAGCGTATGGTTGAAAGGGATAAAAATCATACATCCATTATTATTTGGAGTATGGGGAATGAAGCGGGTAACGGTTATAATTTTTACAGAGGTTATTTGTGGATAAAAAACCGTGACAAATCAAGACCAATTCAATACGAAAGAGCTACAGCCGGAGCCTGGGACGGGAAAGATTTGAAATATGAATGGGATTCTGATATTATTGACCCGATGTACAGTTCTCCAAATAAAATGGAAGAATATATTTTGGCAAATCCAAATCCGTCAAGACCTTATATTCAGTGCGAGTATGCGCATGCGATGGGAAATTCGATGGGAAATTTTAAAGATTATTGGGATGTATACAGAAAACATCCAAATTTTCAGGGAGGATTTATTTGGGATATGATCGATCAATCAGTTTATAAAACAATGCCTGACGGAACCCGTGTTTTGGGATATGGAGGTGATTTTGGACCAAAAAATGTAGTAAGTGATAATAATTTTTTAGACAACGGTGTGTTTTCTCCAGAAAGGACTCCAAATCCGCATGCTTTTGAAGTAAAAAATGTAATGCAAAACATTTTAACTTCATGGGAAAATCAGGAAATGGGAACAATTAAAGTGTACAATGAATTTTCGTTTAAAGATTTAAGCAATGTGACTTTACATTGGACATTAATTTTAGATGGTGTTAAAGAGGTAACAGGTGTAATCGATAATTTAGCAATTGATTCAAGGCAGTCAAAAACGTACACTTTACCCATTAAATTAGGCGATAAAAAATTTCAGGAAGCTTTTATAAACATTAGTTATCAGTTAAAGGTGGAAGAACCGTTTTTACCAAAAGGTTTCGAAATTGCAACAGAGCAATTAGCTTATAAAGGAACTTGGAAAAATGATGTTAAAGTTAAAGGTGCATCAAAAATTACGGTAGAGCAAACAGCAAACAGCATTATTTTTAAAAGTGATAAAGCCGAAATTGCTTTCGATAAAAAAACAGGATTTATTAATGGTTATTCATTCAATAATCTTTCGATTATAAAAGAAGGTTATCAATTGCGTCCAAATTTTTGGAGAGCACCAAATGATAATGATTTTGGGGCTAATTTTCAGAAAAATTTGGTGGCATGGAAAGAAGCTGCAGAAAATCCAGCTCTTATAACTTGGGCATATACTATTACGAAAGAGAATTTAATTATCGTAAAATCTGCTTATAATTTACTTCAGACGTCTTCGATTGTTGAATTAAATTATTTCATAAACAGCAACGGCGAAATAAGCGTAACAGAACAATTGACTATTGATAAAAAGAAAGAACAGCCGATTTTGCCAAGATTTGGTATGGAAATAATTCTTCAAAAAGACTTTAGTAATATGACCTATTACGGAAGGGGTCCGCACGAGAATTACATCGATAGAAAATACAGTTCACAAGTTGGTCTTTACACGCAATCCGTTTCAGAGCAATATTATCCATACATCCGTCCGCAGGAAACCGGAAATAAAACAGATGTTCGTTTCTTAGAACTGTCAAGTGATAAATTGAAATTAACGGTAACATCAGATAATTTATTAGCAATTACCGCTTTGCACTTCTTAAATGAAGATTTGGATGATGGTCTAAAAAAAGACCAAAGACATGCCGCCGAATTAAAAGAAAGAGATTTAACCAGTTTAAAAATTGATTCAAAACAAATGGGAGTTGGCGGTATCGACAGCTGGCAGGCTTGGCCAATGGAAAAATATCTGTTAAGAGACAAAGATTATTTCTATCAGTTTACAATAACACCATCTTTAAAATAA
- a CDS encoding glycoside hydrolase family 130 protein: MSTIPWQDKPENSNDVMWRYSENPIIDRYAIPSSNSIFNSAVVPFGDGFAGVFRCDNKAVQMNIFAGFSKNGIDWDINHEPIVMQSGNTEMIESAYKYDPRVVFIEDRYWITWCNGYNGPTIGIGYTFDFKEFFQCENAFLPFNRNGVLFPQKINGKYAMLSRPSDNGHTPFGDIWISYSPDMKYWGEHRLVMKPTPFEDSAWQCTKVGAGPIPILTKEGWLMIYHGVINTCNGFRYAMGSALLDVDSPDKVKYRTQPYLLGPAEIYEMVGDVPNVVFPCAALHSLEEDKLAVYYGAADTVVALAFGKLSEVIQFTKENSL; the protein is encoded by the coding sequence ATGAGTACAATTCCTTGGCAAGACAAACCCGAAAACAGCAATGACGTAATGTGGAGATATTCTGAAAATCCAATTATTGACAGATACGCTATACCATCATCAAACAGTATTTTTAATAGTGCAGTAGTTCCTTTTGGAGACGGATTTGCAGGTGTTTTCAGATGTGATAATAAAGCAGTTCAAATGAATATTTTTGCTGGTTTTAGTAAAAACGGAATCGATTGGGATATTAATCATGAACCAATTGTAATGCAGTCAGGTAATACTGAAATGATCGAATCGGCTTATAAATACGATCCTCGTGTTGTTTTTATCGAAGACCGCTATTGGATAACCTGGTGTAACGGATATAACGGACCAACAATTGGTATTGGATATACATTTGACTTCAAAGAATTTTTTCAATGCGAGAATGCCTTTTTACCGTTCAATAGAAACGGAGTTTTGTTTCCACAAAAAATAAACGGAAAATACGCCATGTTAAGCCGCCCGAGTGATAACGGACACACACCTTTTGGAGATATTTGGATTAGCTACAGCCCGGATATGAAATATTGGGGTGAACACAGACTCGTGATGAAACCAACTCCTTTTGAAGACAGTGCATGGCAGTGTACCAAAGTTGGAGCAGGACCAATCCCAATTCTTACTAAAGAAGGCTGGTTAATGATCTACCACGGCGTTATTAATACCTGCAACGGTTTCCGTTACGCAATGGGATCAGCGCTTTTAGATGTCGATTCACCGGACAAAGTAAAATACAGAACACAGCCTTATTTATTAGGACCAGCAGAAATTTATGAAATGGTTGGAGATGTTCCAAATGTAGTTTTCCCATGTGCCGCCTTACATAGCTTAGAAGAAGATAAATTAGCCGTATATTATGGTGCGGCAGATACAGTTGTGGCACTTGCATTTGGTAAATTAAGCGAAGTAATTCAGTTTACAAAAGAAAACAGTTTATAG
- a CDS encoding putative glycoside hydrolase has translation MKYITLLLLGYFFISFNATDYQNNTAEKVKNTTAKRGFKFGVWTSADTKKSDADYTKEFKKYKDAGIDEVLINTGADPKLLRRIVPLAKKEGLKVHAWIMAMNRPGDSVALQHPDWYQVSKEGKSCFDNRPYVDYYQWLCPTRKESREHVLALVEELAKVDGIESVHLDYIRFPDIFLPISLLPKYNLVQDVELPQFDFCYCDECVKAFEKIHHKNPKQSHNTSIDMEWKIFRLNAIKAVVDDAYKIVHKHNKQLTAAVFPYPEMADHMVRQRWDKWNIDEVYPMIYHSFYDEEIDWVGYATKQGAADLENKKTKINTGIYIPGLKNDEELKEAILLAKENGAAGVSFFDGNALSESNLKTIKETKASLNK, from the coding sequence ATGAAATATATCACACTATTGCTATTAGGATATTTTTTTATATCCTTCAATGCCACAGATTACCAAAATAATACTGCTGAAAAAGTTAAAAACACAACAGCAAAAAGAGGATTTAAATTTGGAGTCTGGACATCTGCAGATACTAAAAAATCTGATGCAGACTATACAAAAGAGTTCAAAAAATACAAAGACGCCGGAATCGATGAAGTATTAATCAATACTGGGGCAGACCCAAAACTCTTAAGAAGGATAGTGCCTTTAGCTAAAAAAGAAGGTCTAAAAGTTCATGCTTGGATTATGGCCATGAACAGACCTGGAGATTCTGTTGCATTACAGCATCCAGACTGGTATCAGGTAAGTAAAGAAGGAAAATCCTGCTTTGATAACCGCCCTTATGTTGATTATTACCAATGGTTATGTCCAACCAGAAAAGAGTCAAGAGAGCATGTTTTAGCTTTGGTTGAAGAATTAGCAAAAGTAGACGGAATAGAAAGTGTTCATTTAGATTATATTCGTTTTCCGGACATCTTTTTACCAATCAGTTTATTGCCAAAATACAACTTAGTTCAGGATGTAGAATTACCTCAATTCGATTTTTGCTATTGTGATGAATGTGTAAAAGCATTTGAAAAAATCCACCATAAAAATCCAAAACAAAGCCATAACACATCCATTGATATGGAGTGGAAAATCTTCAGATTAAATGCTATAAAAGCAGTTGTTGATGATGCGTATAAAATTGTTCACAAACACAATAAACAATTAACTGCCGCAGTATTTCCTTATCCGGAAATGGCAGACCACATGGTACGTCAGCGTTGGGACAAATGGAATATAGACGAAGTTTATCCAATGATTTATCATAGTTTTTATGATGAAGAAATTGACTGGGTGGGTTACGCAACAAAACAAGGTGCTGCAGACTTGGAAAATAAGAAAACGAAAATCAATACAGGAATTTATATTCCGGGATTAAAAAACGATGAAGAATTGAAAGAAGCTATTTTGCTGGCAAAAGAAAATGGAGCAGCTGGTGTTTCATTTTTCGACGGAAATGCATTGTCTGAAAGTAATTTAAAAACGATCAAAGAAACAAAAGCAAGTTTAAATAAATAA
- a CDS encoding glycoside hydrolase family 18 protein: protein MAIKSVFLILIISIFFACSSLEKKQNQSKENFKIIGYVAGYENFDPSKIDGGKLTHLNYAFANIVDGNVQFELATDKAKIETIMALKKQNPDLKVLYSIGGWVWSDQFSNIAAYAESREKFAKSAVKLMKAYGFDGIDIDWEFPGQRAEDNAFRPSDKENFTLLLGELRKQLEIETKTDNKHYLLSIAAGSDQEYLNHTDLKKAHQYLDFINLMCYDFYNGWFYQTGHHANLYPSKEEKFGGNSISESVDKFLKEGVPANKLILGLPFYGRKWEKVTAANNGLYQSALTGSAIVASWEITAALKSGKFQELYDDSAKASYLWNAQDNIFISYETPKEIALKAAFIKQKKLGGAMFWEYSLDNNQELLNKLYERAGKTKETN from the coding sequence ATGGCAATAAAATCAGTTTTTTTAATCCTGATTATTAGTATTTTTTTTGCTTGTTCTTCATTAGAAAAAAAACAAAATCAATCCAAAGAGAATTTTAAAATAATTGGATATGTTGCCGGCTACGAGAATTTTGATCCGTCAAAAATTGATGGGGGCAAGTTAACTCATCTTAATTATGCCTTTGCTAATATTGTTGATGGTAATGTTCAGTTTGAGCTGGCTACAGATAAGGCTAAAATAGAAACTATAATGGCACTTAAAAAGCAAAATCCTGATTTAAAAGTATTGTATTCTATTGGTGGCTGGGTTTGGTCAGATCAATTTTCAAACATAGCTGCTTATGCCGAATCAAGAGAAAAATTTGCTAAAAGTGCTGTTAAACTAATGAAAGCTTATGGTTTTGACGGGATTGATATTGATTGGGAATTTCCCGGACAACGTGCAGAGGACAACGCTTTTAGACCTTCAGACAAAGAAAATTTTACTTTGTTATTAGGAGAATTGCGTAAACAATTAGAAATTGAAACTAAAACGGATAATAAACATTATTTACTCAGTATTGCAGCAGGATCAGATCAGGAATATCTCAATCATACTGATTTGAAAAAAGCACATCAATATCTTGATTTTATAAATCTAATGTGTTACGATTTTTACAACGGTTGGTTTTATCAAACCGGACATCACGCTAATTTATATCCTTCAAAAGAAGAAAAATTTGGCGGAAATAGTATTAGTGAGTCAGTAGATAAATTTTTAAAAGAAGGTGTTCCTGCTAACAAGCTTATTTTAGGACTCCCTTTTTATGGAAGAAAGTGGGAAAAAGTAACAGCTGCGAATAATGGCTTATACCAATCAGCTTTAACGGGAAGCGCTATTGTGGCATCCTGGGAAATTACAGCAGCATTGAAATCAGGAAAATTTCAGGAATTATATGATGATTCGGCAAAAGCATCTTATTTATGGAATGCTCAGGACAATATTTTTATTTCTTATGAAACTCCAAAAGAAATTGCTTTAAAGGCAGCATTTATTAAACAAAAAAAATTAGGTGGCGCTATGTTCTGGGAATATAGTTTAGACAATAATCAGGAGTTATTAAACAAGCTATATGAAAGAGCAGGTAAAACAAAAGAAACGAATTAA
- a CDS encoding carbohydrate-binding family 9-like protein has protein sequence MRLKIQWLTIALGFISISGYSQSKNTIIPKTYVAAKTSNPIVIDGDESDISWNKADWTDLFEDISNNERPKYATKVKMLWDETNFYILAKIDEPHVWANLKQRDTIIFYNNDFEVFIDPDSDTFNYYELEINALNTAWDLFLSKPYRENDNVVLNDWNIPGLKSAVKINGTLNNPNDVDEGWILEMAIPWASYKTSYFDKNVPVDKFWRVNFSRVNWQHTVINNTYERKKDSEGKFLPEYNWVWSPMGVINMHEPEKWGYVYFSSKEEKDTFKIPQDEKVKWELYNLYRAQKEYFQKNKVWAKSLTALTKETISVDNKILKPIFENHASGYNISVKSPFSNQIFIIREDGQFLK, from the coding sequence ATGCGTTTAAAAATTCAATGGTTAACAATCGCTTTAGGGTTTATTTCGATTAGTGGATATTCACAATCGAAAAATACAATTATACCTAAAACCTACGTGGCCGCTAAAACTTCAAATCCGATTGTAATTGACGGAGATGAATCTGATATTTCATGGAATAAAGCAGATTGGACTGATCTTTTTGAAGATATATCCAATAACGAAAGACCAAAATACGCAACAAAAGTTAAAATGCTCTGGGATGAAACTAATTTTTATATATTGGCTAAAATTGATGAGCCGCATGTTTGGGCTAATTTAAAACAACGTGACACCATTATTTTTTACAACAACGATTTTGAAGTTTTCATAGATCCTGATAGTGACACTTTTAACTATTATGAATTAGAAATTAATGCTTTAAATACAGCTTGGGATCTGTTTCTGTCAAAACCATATAGAGAAAATGACAATGTTGTATTAAATGACTGGAATATTCCAGGGCTTAAATCAGCGGTAAAAATTAACGGAACGCTTAATAATCCAAACGATGTTGATGAAGGTTGGATTCTAGAAATGGCGATTCCCTGGGCATCTTATAAAACGTCTTACTTTGACAAAAATGTTCCAGTAGATAAGTTCTGGCGTGTCAATTTCTCAAGGGTAAATTGGCAGCACACGGTAATAAACAATACTTACGAACGAAAAAAAGATTCTGAAGGAAAATTTTTGCCCGAATACAATTGGGTTTGGTCGCCAATGGGAGTAATCAATATGCATGAACCTGAAAAATGGGGGTATGTTTATTTCTCTTCAAAAGAAGAAAAAGACACTTTTAAAATTCCGCAGGACGAAAAAGTGAAATGGGAACTTTACAATTTATACAGAGCCCAGAAAGAATATTTTCAAAAAAATAAAGTCTGGGCAAAATCACTAACTGCTCTTACAAAAGAAACTATCAGCGTGGATAATAAAATTTTAAAACCTATTTTTGAAAATCATGCCTCAGGATATAATATTTCAGTAAAAAGTCCTTTCTCAAATCAAATTTTTATTATACGAGAAGATGGTCAGTTCTTAAAGTAA
- a CDS encoding GH92 family glycosyl hydrolase, whose translation MKKQYLIYVLFVLLLSNCGLQKSDIQLTDYVNPFIGTAGPGNTYPGATIPFGMVQLSPDIGIPGWDRISGYYYKDSIISGFSHMHLSGTGAGDLYDILVMPTNSRFTKRIKDNNFIPFSRFSHNQETAVPGYYTVNLLDFGIKAELTATARTGIHKYTFPKDEASQIHIDLGYFLNWDAPVETYINVVDQTTIEGYRKSTGWAKDQRVYFVIKLSKPFKSYQIFKNDSLTTNPAKAVKTKIVLNYNTVDKDEIILKTGLSTASVKGAYKSLDEEAPDFNFENYKAKASALWEQELQKIQIATPDDTKKKIFYTMMYQSMLAPTLLSDCNGDYKGANGTIENAKGFDRYDTFSLWDTYRAAHPLYTILHPKRVSNMINSLLAHYKETGLLPVWSMQGNETNMMIGNHAIPVIVDAYFKGIEHFDTALAYKACVESSMADSRQLDSYKTLGYVPVDENNENWSVSKTLEYAYDDWCLAQFAKALHKVNDYEYFLKRSENWRNLYDSKSTFMRPKLKNGEFIKEYIPKEYTPYFCESNAWQYFWSVPQNIEGLIKSVGGNLVFEKKLDSMFTLKPLPEDKLPIFSTGMIGQYAHGNEPGHHVAYLYNYINEPWKTEKLVREILESQYKNTPGGHCGNEDCGQMSSWYIFSSLGFYPVNPAQGIYSFGSPLFDEATINLENNKIFVIEAKNNSNKNIYIQSIKLNGKKIDRNYITHKEIAQGGTLIFTMGKSPKKNKNYMALSSEMFN comes from the coding sequence ATGAAGAAACAGTATTTGATATATGTACTATTTGTATTGTTATTATCTAATTGTGGTTTGCAAAAAAGTGATATTCAATTGACTGATTATGTAAATCCATTCATTGGTACAGCGGGTCCTGGGAATACGTATCCCGGAGCAACGATACCTTTTGGGATGGTACAGCTAAGTCCGGATATTGGAATACCCGGCTGGGATAGAATTTCGGGATATTATTATAAAGACTCTATTATTTCCGGATTTTCTCACATGCATTTATCAGGTACTGGCGCTGGCGATTTATATGATATTTTAGTGATGCCGACCAACAGTAGATTTACAAAACGGATTAAGGACAACAATTTTATACCGTTTTCGAGATTTTCGCATAATCAGGAAACAGCAGTTCCGGGTTATTATACTGTAAATTTATTAGATTTCGGAATTAAGGCAGAACTCACAGCAACTGCACGGACAGGTATTCATAAATATACTTTTCCTAAAGATGAGGCATCACAAATTCATATCGATTTAGGCTATTTCTTAAATTGGGATGCTCCTGTAGAAACTTATATTAATGTCGTGGATCAGACCACTATTGAAGGGTATAGAAAATCAACAGGCTGGGCCAAAGACCAACGGGTATATTTCGTTATAAAACTTTCAAAGCCTTTTAAATCATATCAGATTTTTAAAAACGATTCCCTTACAACTAATCCGGCAAAAGCAGTTAAGACTAAAATCGTTTTAAATTATAATACCGTTGATAAAGATGAAATAATCTTAAAAACAGGACTTTCCACCGCTTCTGTTAAAGGGGCTTATAAATCCTTGGATGAAGAAGCTCCCGATTTTAATTTTGAAAATTATAAAGCTAAAGCCTCTGCACTTTGGGAACAAGAATTACAAAAAATTCAGATCGCAACACCAGACGATACTAAAAAGAAAATCTTTTACACCATGATGTATCAGTCGATGTTGGCTCCTACATTATTAAGTGACTGTAACGGAGATTATAAAGGAGCCAATGGTACAATTGAAAATGCAAAAGGGTTTGACAGATACGATACATTTTCGTTATGGGATACCTATAGGGCGGCACATCCATTGTATACTATTTTGCATCCAAAACGTGTTTCCAATATGATTAATTCTTTATTGGCACATTATAAAGAAACAGGCTTATTACCCGTTTGGTCCATGCAGGGAAATGAAACTAATATGATGATAGGCAACCACGCAATACCTGTTATTGTCGATGCTTATTTTAAAGGAATTGAACATTTTGATACAGCATTGGCCTATAAAGCCTGTGTAGAAAGTTCTATGGCTGATTCAAGACAATTAGACAGTTATAAAACATTAGGCTATGTTCCTGTTGATGAAAATAATGAAAACTGGTCAGTTTCAAAAACGCTGGAGTATGCCTATGACGATTGGTGTTTGGCGCAGTTCGCAAAAGCATTACATAAAGTAAATGATTATGAATACTTCTTAAAACGTTCTGAGAATTGGAGAAACCTGTACGATTCAAAAAGTACATTTATGCGTCCAAAATTGAAAAATGGAGAATTTATAAAAGAATATATTCCAAAAGAATATACCCCTTATTTTTGCGAAAGCAATGCATGGCAATATTTTTGGTCAGTACCGCAAAATATTGAAGGTTTAATAAAATCAGTTGGCGGAAATTTAGTTTTTGAAAAAAAATTAGATTCAATGTTTACTTTAAAACCATTGCCTGAAGACAAATTGCCTATATTTAGCACAGGCATGATTGGACAATATGCGCATGGTAATGAGCCAGGCCATCATGTGGCTTACTTGTACAACTATATTAATGAACCCTGGAAAACAGAGAAGTTAGTCAGGGAAATTTTAGAAAGTCAGTATAAAAATACTCCCGGCGGGCATTGCGGAAATGAAGATTGCGGACAAATGTCGTCATGGTATATATTTAGTTCATTAGGTTTTTATCCTGTAAATCCTGCCCAGGGAATTTATAGTTTTGGGTCACCACTATTTGACGAAGCCACAATTAACTTAGAAAACAATAAAATATTTGTTATTGAAGCAAAAAACAACAGTAATAAGAATATATATATCCAATCTATTAAATTGAATGGAAAAAAAATAGACAGAAATTATATCACGCATAAAGAGATTGCACAAGGAGGAACCTTAATTTTTACAATGGGTAAATCCCCTAAAAAAAATAAAAATTACATGGCATTATCTTCGGAAATGTTTAATTAA
- a CDS encoding isoaspartyl peptidase/L-asparaginase family protein, with the protein MSNRRDFIKKTTLGTLAVSSVLGYSGFANNTKNEEISEIEDFGKKQKKPIIISTWNHGLPANEESWKQLKAGKPALDAIEAGMKIPEADPNIRSVGYGGYPDRDGKVTLDACIMDHNSNCGSVCFLEGIMHPISVAKRVLQNTPHVMLAGQGALQFALSEGFKVENLLTPESEKDWKKWLEDSKYKPVINIENHDTISMLMLDQDGNLAGGCTTSGAAWKMHGRVGDSPIIGAGLFLDNEVGAAAATGLGEAVIRTAGSAMVVELMRQGKSPYDACKEITERIYNKHKNHKDMEYLQVGFIALNKNGEHSGYSLRSGFNFAVSDDEKGHRMEDAKFKMAWEK; encoded by the coding sequence ATGTCAAATAGAAGAGATTTTATAAAAAAAACAACCTTAGGCACACTTGCCGTAAGTTCTGTTTTAGGCTATAGCGGATTTGCTAATAATACGAAAAATGAAGAAATTTCAGAAATCGAAGATTTCGGAAAAAAGCAAAAAAAACCAATTATCATTTCGACATGGAATCATGGTTTACCTGCAAATGAAGAAAGCTGGAAACAATTAAAAGCCGGAAAACCAGCCTTAGATGCTATCGAAGCCGGCATGAAAATTCCGGAAGCTGATCCCAATATCCGAAGTGTTGGGTATGGCGGATATCCGGATCGCGACGGGAAGGTCACTTTAGACGCCTGCATTATGGATCATAACAGCAATTGTGGTTCGGTTTGTTTTCTGGAAGGCATTATGCACCCTATTTCGGTAGCAAAAAGAGTATTACAAAATACGCCTCACGTTATGTTGGCGGGACAGGGAGCGCTTCAATTTGCATTGTCTGAAGGTTTTAAGGTAGAAAACCTATTAACTCCGGAATCTGAAAAGGACTGGAAAAAATGGCTGGAAGATTCAAAATACAAACCTGTAATAAATATAGAAAACCACGATACAATTAGTATGCTGATGCTGGATCAGGACGGAAACCTTGCCGGCGGCTGTACAACAAGCGGCGCCGCCTGGAAAATGCACGGCCGCGTCGGTGACTCCCCAATAATCGGCGCGGGGCTTTTTCTGGATAATGAAGTAGGAGCAGCTGCTGCAACCGGTTTAGGCGAAGCGGTTATAAGAACTGCAGGAAGTGCAATGGTTGTTGAATTAATGCGTCAGGGAAAATCGCCCTATGATGCCTGTAAAGAAATTACAGAACGTATTTACAACAAGCATAAAAACCATAAAGACATGGAATATCTGCAAGTCGGTTTTATTGCCTTGAATAAAAATGGCGAACATTCAGGTTACAGTTTAAGATCAGGTTTCAACTTTGCTGTTTCTGATGATGAAAAAGGACACCGAATGGAAGATGCAAAATTTAAAATGGCCTGGGAAAAATAA